In a single window of the Flavobacterium sp. W4I14 genome:
- a CDS encoding hypothetical protein (product_source=Hypo-rule applied; cath_funfam=2.160.20.10; cleavage_site_network=SignalP-noTM; superfamily=51126), producing the protein MKKNILNLLLTTALILSANYTFAQYPNIPANIKKSSDSMMKEAYHQSDIAWEKAKPIIAKEAAQGKPYIPWAGRPTDLPQSDLLAFPGAEGGGAYSFGGHGGRVIVVKNLNDRGPGSLRDACEQGGARIVVFNVAGIIRLKTPLIIRAPYITIAGQTAPGDGVCVAGESVWLNTHDVIVRFMRFRRGETFVGRRDDAIGGNPVGNIMIDHVSASWGLDENMSMYRHMYNDSTGKTEEKLGTVNITIQNSIFSEALDYWNHAFGSTLGGENCAFVRNLWADNGARNPSIGWNGIFNFANNVVFNWNNRSTDGGDYTAQYNIINNFYKPGPVTELKDPISYRILKPESGRSKLPYVVFGRAYVAGNIIDGNEKVTKNNWNGGVQLEDKKGNLMSFEEAGKYFAAMKAKNPFPMPKISIIPTLKAKEYVLANAGATLPKRDPVDTRVVKQVATGKIEVHPDAKPSAFQFEHRRLPGDSYKQGIITEVSQVGGYPEYKGTPYKDSDDDGMPDAYELKNGLNPKDASDAAKITKSGYANIEVYLNSVVPVSIVKPN; encoded by the coding sequence ATGAAAAAGAACATTTTAAATCTGTTGCTAACAACAGCATTAATACTCTCCGCAAATTATACGTTTGCCCAATATCCAAACATTCCTGCCAATATTAAAAAATCATCTGATTCAATGATGAAAGAAGCCTATCACCAATCTGATATTGCCTGGGAGAAAGCAAAGCCTATTATTGCAAAAGAGGCAGCTCAAGGCAAACCATATATTCCTTGGGCGGGTAGACCAACTGATTTACCACAATCAGATTTATTGGCTTTTCCAGGTGCAGAAGGGGGTGGCGCTTATAGTTTTGGTGGTCATGGCGGTAGGGTTATCGTAGTTAAAAACCTAAACGATAGAGGACCTGGTTCTTTGCGTGATGCCTGTGAGCAAGGTGGTGCAAGGATTGTGGTATTCAATGTTGCCGGGATCATCAGATTAAAAACACCGCTTATTATCCGTGCACCTTATATCACTATTGCTGGTCAAACCGCACCTGGTGATGGTGTTTGCGTGGCCGGCGAATCGGTTTGGTTAAATACGCATGATGTTATTGTTCGCTTTATGCGTTTTAGAAGAGGAGAAACCTTTGTTGGTCGCAGAGATGATGCTATTGGAGGTAATCCAGTGGGTAACATTATGATCGATCACGTTTCTGCAAGTTGGGGATTAGATGAAAACATGTCGATGTACCGCCATATGTACAATGATAGCACTGGCAAAACCGAAGAGAAATTAGGAACGGTTAACATCACGATACAAAACTCTATTTTCTCAGAGGCGTTAGATTATTGGAACCATGCTTTCGGTAGCACTTTAGGCGGAGAAAACTGTGCTTTTGTTCGTAACCTGTGGGCTGATAATGGCGCCCGTAACCCATCAATTGGCTGGAACGGTATATTTAACTTCGCCAATAACGTGGTTTTTAACTGGAACAACCGCTCTACAGATGGAGGCGATTATACTGCTCAATACAATATTATCAATAACTTTTATAAACCAGGTCCGGTTACCGAACTAAAAGATCCAATCAGTTACCGCATTTTAAAACCAGAATCTGGCCGTAGTAAATTACCTTATGTTGTTTTTGGTAGGGCTTATGTAGCTGGAAATATAATTGACGGTAATGAAAAAGTAACCAAAAATAACTGGAATGGTGGTGTTCAACTGGAAGATAAAAAAGGAAATTTAATGTCTTTCGAAGAAGCAGGTAAATATTTCGCAGCGATGAAAGCTAAGAACCCGTTTCCAATGCCTAAGATTAGCATTATCCCTACTTTAAAAGCTAAAGAATATGTTTTGGCAAATGCTGGTGCCACTTTACCAAAAAGAGATCCGGTTGATACCCGCGTAGTTAAACAGGTTGCCACAGGTAAAATTGAAGTACATCCTGATGCTAAACCATCTGCTTTTCAGTTTGAACACCGCAGGTTGCCTGGTGATTCTTACAAACAAGGTATCATTACAGAAGTTTCTCAGGTTGGAGGTTACCCGGAATATAAAGGAACACCATATAAAGACAGTGATGATGATGGCATGCCTGATGCTTACGAGCTTAAAAACGGTTTAAACCCTAAGGATGCATCTGATGCTGCTAAAATTACAAAAAGTGGTTATGCAAACATCGAAGTATATTTAAATAGTGTTGTTCCGGTTTCAATTGTTAAGCCTAACTAA
- a CDS encoding hypothetical protein (product_source=Hypo-rule applied; ko=KO:K21572; pfam=PF07980,PF14322; superfamily=48452): MKKINKIYVLVSLVILTASCKDSFLEEKKDYAGFNEQVFQEAPLAQGYVDYVYGLFLPANNGTPNVQVQSATDNGAYSSAFTQTTDELAGETDWNKEWAQISYVNTNALKYFGQRLPNSVANNTWTRMKEINLFLQEIDKHGLTTDITNKFKGQMYFWRAWQYFELVKLYGGVPLVLTPQDPIVSSGPANEIQRSSSSACIEQIVKDLDMAISLLPGKWTGVDNGRITSGAAAALKGRVLLTWASPLFNRADDRARWDRAYQANLAAKTLLEANGFGLYKVGGTANGVAWGNMFVADNSIESVFAFGFNALTTGNPQKNNGWEQATRSREINGAGSISPTKQIVDAFPMRDGKPITASSSTYPYSDAKFYKNRDPRFYKTFVYNGAIWPYSGAPNYKQWTYVWKKTATAGYNGTTETKGANASGIYLCKANNPNANNTIGNFSNSPTDYMEIRFAEVVLNLAESAIGSDKLSEGFEGIKSIRDRAGILAGTDGSYGLGVGLSRDQLFAAALNERKVEFAYESKRFWDLRRWMLFESGPTATRLGFTPLNGTRRTGFYIGVKTPAGADYVGANDPLLKPASGMAPLIDRDPATYPAGITTYDQYVDYLYDNYFKISVRDDLDKTSPANWKFTWYPQYYFFGINQTVLSASPYLQQTTGWDSMNGAGTFDPLK; the protein is encoded by the coding sequence ATGAAAAAGATTAATAAAATATATGTTTTGGTTTCGCTGGTTATATTAACTGCGAGCTGCAAAGACAGTTTTTTAGAAGAGAAAAAAGATTATGCAGGCTTTAATGAGCAGGTTTTTCAAGAAGCCCCACTGGCTCAGGGTTATGTAGATTATGTATACGGGTTGTTTTTACCAGCAAACAACGGTACGCCTAATGTGCAGGTGCAGAGTGCTACAGATAACGGCGCTTACAGTTCGGCGTTTACCCAAACTACCGATGAGCTGGCAGGTGAAACGGATTGGAATAAAGAATGGGCCCAAATTTCATATGTAAATACAAATGCATTAAAATACTTTGGACAACGTTTGCCAAATAGCGTGGCCAATAATACCTGGACCCGCATGAAAGAGATCAATCTTTTTCTACAGGAAATCGATAAGCATGGTTTAACAACAGATATAACCAATAAGTTTAAAGGCCAGATGTACTTTTGGAGAGCCTGGCAATATTTCGAACTGGTAAAGTTATATGGCGGAGTACCACTGGTTTTAACGCCTCAAGATCCAATTGTTTCTTCCGGACCTGCAAATGAAATACAAAGAAGCTCATCTTCTGCCTGTATAGAACAGATTGTTAAAGACCTGGACATGGCCATCTCCTTGCTGCCCGGAAAATGGACAGGAGTAGATAATGGCAGAATTACATCAGGCGCTGCTGCTGCACTAAAAGGCCGGGTACTCTTAACATGGGCAAGCCCGCTTTTTAACCGTGCTGATGACAGGGCACGTTGGGATAGAGCCTACCAGGCAAATTTAGCAGCCAAAACTTTATTGGAAGCCAATGGCTTTGGCTTATATAAAGTAGGAGGAACAGCAAATGGAGTGGCATGGGGAAATATGTTTGTAGCTGATAACAGTATCGAATCTGTATTCGCTTTTGGCTTTAATGCGTTAACAACCGGAAATCCACAAAAAAACAATGGTTGGGAGCAGGCTACACGTTCACGTGAAATTAATGGTGCCGGATCAATATCGCCAACCAAACAGATTGTGGACGCTTTTCCGATGAGAGATGGCAAGCCGATTACCGCCTCATCCTCAACATATCCTTATTCGGACGCTAAATTTTACAAAAACAGAGATCCTAGATTTTATAAAACATTTGTATATAATGGAGCCATCTGGCCGTATTCGGGTGCACCTAATTATAAGCAATGGACATATGTTTGGAAAAAAACGGCAACAGCTGGCTATAATGGCACTACCGAAACAAAAGGAGCCAATGCAAGTGGTATATATTTATGTAAAGCAAATAATCCAAACGCAAACAATACAATTGGTAACTTTAGCAATAGTCCAACCGATTATATGGAAATAAGATTTGCAGAAGTTGTGCTAAATCTAGCTGAATCAGCAATTGGTTCAGATAAACTTAGCGAAGGTTTTGAAGGTATTAAATCTATAAGAGATAGGGCAGGTATTTTAGCCGGTACTGATGGGTCTTATGGTTTGGGTGTTGGTTTAAGCCGTGACCAATTATTTGCAGCTGCTTTAAATGAAAGAAAAGTAGAATTCGCCTACGAAAGCAAGCGCTTCTGGGACCTAAGAAGATGGATGCTTTTTGAATCTGGTCCTACTGCCACAAGGTTAGGTTTTACACCATTAAATGGCACCCGCAGAACGGGGTTTTATATTGGCGTTAAAACACCTGCAGGTGCTGATTACGTTGGTGCAAATGATCCTTTATTAAAACCGGCCTCAGGAATGGCTCCGCTTATTGATAGAGATCCTGCAACTTATCCTGCTGGAATTACCACCTATGATCAATACGTTGATTACCTTTACGATAACTATTTCAAGATCAGTGTAAGAGACGATCTTGATAAAACAAGTCCGGCTAACTGGAAATTTACATGGTATCCACAATATTATTTCTTCGGCATCAATCAAACGGTATTGTCAGCAAGTCCATATCTACAACAAACTACAGGTTGGGATAGCATGAATGGTGCTGGTACCTTCGATCCATTAAAGTAA
- a CDS encoding TonB-linked SusC/RagA family outer membrane protein (product_source=TIGR04056; cath_funfam=2.170.130.10,2.60.40.1120; cleavage_site_network=SignalP-noTM; pfam=PF00593,PF07715,PF13715; superfamily=49464,56935; tigrfam=TIGR04056), producing the protein MNLKFLRKISLSLLFTLLASTILFAQDRKITGKVVDQADGQGIPGVNVSLKGIPSNVSTNSDGIYTIQVKSDADVLVFSFIGYIRQQVTVGKQTNIVVRLIPENKSLEDVVVVGYGTQKRSHLTGAVVDIKATEVEDLPASNIGAALAGKILGVGVSGGISRPGSTAKLTIRNPNTIFSKDGGSTDPLYVIDDVIQINPQNGQPDATLFNNLDPSEIESLSFLKDGSAAIYGTRAGNGVVLVKTKRGKIGPPRITYSGSYALNDEAYRTKMMSAYQFGMYYNIMNGPNGANVNPTGASAADSFFSQDELEHFKNINYDWLEDAWKSSYNMKHTLSISGGTDRATYFGDVAYYKQDGNLSSLDFKRWNFRSGADIKVATNLKVGLQVSGNNSELIKTFNKIGSELDDNDYRNLILAPRYVPMYINGYPVKLPGTTNDFSTYHFYEIEKLGNLANTRNTNFTINLNAQYDIPFVKGLSARAAYSRNMGSSNGSQIGTKYNVYTFKKLGTNEHIYDGATLPTALVASNGNRLYYSNTTQSSTQSNFVLTYNKSFGKHTIGALATVERSEQAFNNEVVFKADPIQQTNGQFNSATGAIDGSTTKSEGGSLSYVARANYSYADKYLAEFMFRSDASTKFAPGNYWGNFYSGSLGWVISEEDFFKVPGIDFLKLRYSIGLLGNDQTKAWLWRQRYTFQDGKGAVFGGDGNATAGYKMEASPNPDATWSDELKNNVGIDAKFLKNRLTLSLDGYYNHATNILTEVTSNIPITIGGSVASQNYATADYFGYELGIGWNDKIGKDFSYGVDFRFAWSDNKVIKADYNANDVLYPWNPRNGTSSDVGKWGYDYLGMFKDQQEIDAYVSQYKITSVNPGAAGSGSAVLAKDLKPGMLYYRDVRGPLQPDGSFAGPDGIIDFNDQVQLSKKATNHYGYGTTLKANYKGIGIEAVISGSFGGWSEIDARKKMNNSISRTFASVPEIWGDIYDPILNPTGTMPNPNWEATSLSPTSNFWKVSSFRMRLASIQLNYSLPKRWLEQVKVSNVRVYASALNPYNFYNPYSYRDSDTAYDVFPNLKTFSFGLNVTF; encoded by the coding sequence ATGAACTTAAAATTTTTACGCAAAATTTCTTTGTCCTTGCTATTTACGCTACTGGCAAGCACAATCCTTTTTGCTCAAGACCGAAAGATTACGGGTAAAGTTGTCGATCAGGCAGATGGGCAGGGAATCCCGGGGGTAAACGTAAGTTTAAAAGGTATTCCCAGTAATGTGAGTACCAATTCTGATGGTATTTACACCATTCAGGTAAAATCTGATGCTGATGTGCTTGTATTCTCATTTATAGGATATATAAGGCAACAGGTAACAGTAGGCAAGCAAACCAATATTGTTGTACGTTTAATTCCGGAAAATAAAAGCCTCGAAGATGTAGTTGTTGTTGGTTATGGCACGCAAAAAAGAAGTCATTTAACAGGTGCGGTTGTAGATATAAAGGCAACTGAAGTGGAAGACTTACCTGCAAGTAATATAGGTGCTGCACTGGCGGGAAAAATATTGGGTGTTGGGGTGAGCGGAGGTATTTCAAGACCAGGTTCTACAGCAAAGTTGACCATCAGAAACCCGAACACTATTTTCTCTAAAGATGGCGGTTCTACTGACCCGCTATATGTAATAGATGATGTAATTCAGATCAATCCTCAAAACGGACAACCTGATGCTACACTCTTTAATAACCTGGATCCTTCCGAAATAGAGAGTTTATCTTTCCTAAAGGATGGATCAGCTGCTATTTATGGTACAAGAGCGGGTAATGGAGTAGTATTGGTAAAAACTAAACGCGGTAAAATCGGACCTCCACGCATCACTTATAGCGGCTCGTACGCCCTTAATGATGAAGCTTACCGAACTAAAATGATGAGCGCCTATCAGTTTGGGATGTATTATAACATTATGAACGGGCCGAATGGAGCTAATGTAAATCCAACAGGTGCTTCAGCAGCTGATAGTTTTTTTAGTCAGGACGAATTAGAGCATTTTAAAAACATTAATTACGATTGGTTAGAAGATGCCTGGAAATCATCCTATAACATGAAACACACTTTAAGTATCTCCGGAGGTACCGACCGTGCAACCTATTTTGGCGATGTTGCTTATTACAAGCAAGATGGAAACCTTTCGAGTCTTGATTTTAAACGTTGGAATTTTAGATCAGGTGCCGATATTAAGGTGGCAACCAATCTGAAGGTTGGTTTGCAGGTTTCAGGAAACAATAGCGAACTCATTAAAACCTTTAATAAAATCGGTAGTGAGTTAGATGATAACGATTACCGGAACCTCATCCTTGCACCTCGTTACGTACCGATGTATATTAATGGATACCCTGTAAAACTACCAGGAACCACTAATGATTTTTCTACCTATCATTTCTACGAAATCGAGAAATTAGGCAATCTGGCAAACACCAGAAATACCAACTTTACGATAAATTTAAATGCTCAATATGATATTCCGTTTGTTAAAGGTCTGAGTGCAAGAGCTGCATATTCTAGAAATATGGGTAGCAGCAACGGATCACAGATCGGAACAAAATATAATGTTTACACCTTTAAAAAATTAGGTACTAATGAACATATTTACGACGGAGCAACATTACCAACAGCTCTTGTTGCTTCTAATGGTAATCGATTATACTATTCTAATACGACACAAAGTTCAACACAATCAAACTTTGTGCTAACCTATAACAAGTCGTTCGGAAAACATACGATAGGTGCTTTAGCTACTGTAGAAAGATCTGAGCAAGCCTTTAATAATGAGGTTGTATTTAAAGCAGATCCGATCCAACAAACAAATGGCCAGTTTAACTCGGCAACCGGCGCGATAGATGGAAGTACTACAAAATCAGAAGGAGGATCACTATCATATGTTGCAAGAGCAAACTACAGTTACGCAGATAAGTACCTTGCAGAATTTATGTTTAGAAGTGATGCTTCTACCAAATTTGCACCGGGTAACTATTGGGGTAATTTCTATTCGGGCTCATTGGGCTGGGTAATTTCAGAAGAAGATTTTTTTAAAGTACCTGGTATTGACTTCTTAAAACTAAGGTACTCAATAGGTTTATTAGGTAACGACCAAACTAAGGCCTGGTTATGGAGACAGCGTTATACCTTCCAGGATGGTAAAGGAGCAGTATTTGGTGGAGATGGAAATGCAACTGCGGGTTATAAAATGGAAGCATCTCCAAACCCTGATGCAACCTGGAGCGACGAGCTTAAGAATAACGTAGGTATTGATGCTAAATTTTTAAAAAACCGACTTACATTATCTCTGGATGGTTATTATAATCACGCAACAAATATTTTAACAGAGGTAACATCTAATATTCCAATCACGATTGGTGGTTCAGTAGCCTCACAAAATTATGCTACAGCAGATTACTTTGGCTACGAACTGGGAATTGGTTGGAACGATAAAATCGGAAAGGATTTTAGTTATGGTGTAGATTTTAGGTTTGCTTGGTCTGATAATAAAGTAATCAAAGCAGATTACAACGCAAATGATGTTCTATATCCCTGGAATCCACGTAATGGAACTTCATCTGACGTTGGTAAATGGGGTTACGATTATTTAGGCATGTTTAAAGATCAACAAGAAATTGATGCTTATGTAAGTCAGTACAAAATTACCTCGGTAAATCCAGGTGCTGCCGGTAGCGGATCAGCAGTGTTGGCCAAAGATTTAAAGCCAGGCATGCTCTATTATAGAGATGTTAGAGGACCTTTACAGCCTGATGGATCTTTTGCGGGTCCAGACGGTATAATTGACTTTAATGATCAGGTACAGTTATCAAAAAAAGCCACCAACCATTATGGTTACGGAACAACATTAAAAGCAAATTATAAAGGAATAGGAATAGAGGCGGTAATTTCAGGTTCCTTTGGTGGGTGGTCGGAAATCGATGCCCGTAAAAAAATGAACAATTCAATTTCACGTACTTTTGCAAGTGTGCCGGAAATTTGGGGCGATATTTATGATCCGATCCTAAACCCAACAGGTACCATGCCAAACCCAAATTGGGAAGCAACAAGTTTAAGTCCAACATCAAATTTCTGGAAGGTTTCTTCATTTAGAATGCGTTTAGCTAGCATACAGTTAAATTATTCCCTTCCTAAGCGCTGGCTCGAACAAGTTAAAGTAAGTAATGTACGTGTTTACGCAAGCGCGTTAAACCCTTATAATTTCTATAACCCATATTCTTATAGGGATAGTGATACAGCATACGACGTTTTTCCGAATCTGAAAACTTTTTCTTTTGGATTAAACGTAACTTTTTAA
- a CDS encoding hypothetical protein (product_source=Hypo-rule applied; superfamily=50692,81296), producing the protein MKRILKYLGVIAMGAVVFSSCEKEGENIFNMFDDVTVTYHSTSPYAVTDYKEVNAGDSVYLDYTITSAKEDMYAVCIFETSAAIPSKIILNDNQRRNYSGVVKLKMNTRVGKTSYRIWALDKAGVYLGDGYKTVTIEVRSDYKYWSSRELYIPDTLGKVKNCYMSLSSGELFNYSNGAASSDKIDLGLYRSPVTGTPNSYFYNVYALNSSPIPFTPYDISKWTKKATLFAAPKTAQSAAFLNLRTGDQIITAGKSAKPTLKGISTGLIAGSLFYFLTAEGKYGAFYVNSVSSNNSSGGVFLNVDVKIQN; encoded by the coding sequence ATGAAAAGAATTTTAAAATATTTAGGCGTTATAGCTATGGGAGCAGTCGTGTTTTCTTCATGTGAAAAGGAAGGAGAAAATATATTCAATATGTTTGATGATGTAACAGTAACTTATCATTCAACAAGCCCGTATGCGGTAACCGATTATAAAGAAGTAAATGCAGGTGATAGCGTGTATCTGGATTACACTATAACTTCTGCAAAGGAAGATATGTATGCTGTCTGTATTTTCGAAACATCAGCGGCGATACCTTCTAAAATAATACTTAACGATAATCAAAGAAGAAATTATTCGGGAGTTGTAAAACTGAAAATGAATACACGCGTTGGCAAAACATCCTATCGCATTTGGGCTTTAGATAAAGCAGGTGTCTATTTGGGAGATGGTTATAAAACGGTTACAATAGAAGTAAGGTCAGATTATAAATACTGGTCTTCAAGAGAATTGTATATTCCTGATACATTAGGTAAAGTGAAGAACTGTTATATGTCACTTTCAAGCGGAGAACTATTCAATTACAGTAACGGTGCGGCCAGTTCAGATAAAATAGATCTGGGATTGTATAGGTCGCCGGTAACCGGAACACCAAATTCATATTTTTACAATGTTTATGCTTTAAATTCGAGCCCGATTCCTTTTACTCCATACGACATTAGTAAGTGGACCAAGAAAGCAACGTTATTTGCCGCACCAAAAACCGCACAGTCTGCAGCCTTTTTAAATCTTCGCACAGGCGATCAGATTATTACGGCAGGTAAAAGTGCAAAGCCCACACTTAAAGGTATATCTACCGGGCTAATTGCAGGAAGTTTGTTTTATTTTTTAACTGCTGAAGGGAAGTACGGCGCTTTTTATGTGAACTCTGTCTCGAGTAACAACTCTTCGGGTGGTGTATTCTTAAATGTTGATGTAAAGATTCAGAATTAA
- a CDS encoding hypothetical protein (product_source=Hypo-rule applied; cleavage_site_network=SignalP-noTM; ko=KO:K21572; pfam=PF07980,PF14322; superfamily=48452), with translation MKFKYKNTLAIGILAVLMASFSGCKKDFFDVKDRNGIDSRIWDNEGAIQFLLNDTYDVVMPDFPYEFAANNVIYASDEDRFSSSESIMRKAIGVNGTLTSNDVKFIATKYQGTKGDNRYFDIARCNVAIKEIPGGNLAQDSKNKLRGQFFALRALSYFELTRLYGGVPLVLTPQNPDNVELSGRASAAACFKSIVSDLDSAMILLNNVTWNDGNERGKFTRKAAAALKGRVLLYWASPQFNPLNDPTHPFDQSRWTTAYQACKEAYDICKASGNSLLPNYGDVFFKEGTSNTEAIIVRSYSNKVEKRGQNIEAKARPTEEGGGASAFIPTLNLVNTYTMKDGVPVGQASSFTYDPVLFWVNRDPRLDATIAYNGSSWKLSGASSRRQWNYVSNITEPSPQGFYMKRFCDPELAKGAVAYANDFGGNGLDWIELRYAEVIMNLAECANEIGNLTEAQNLVKEIRIRAGIQAGTKNYGLDLASSKLLMRDLILKERMVEFAFEGKRAFDLRRTRNYHLLQGSMQTIQWETKSAALKTELEVVTANGTRFRDGVNINDKTSFEKYFKTSIINQGVTGFSIPDTYYFYALPSTFMNSSPLLEQTIGWDGGTFDPLK, from the coding sequence ATGAAATTTAAATATAAAAACACTTTGGCAATAGGTATTTTGGCCGTGCTAATGGCATCTTTTTCGGGATGTAAGAAAGATTTCTTCGATGTAAAAGACAGAAATGGGATCGACTCGAGGATATGGGACAATGAGGGAGCAATACAATTTCTTTTAAATGACACCTATGATGTTGTTATGCCAGATTTTCCTTATGAATTTGCCGCAAACAATGTAATATACGCAAGTGATGAAGACCGTTTTTCTTCATCAGAGAGCATTATGCGCAAAGCAATTGGCGTAAATGGTACACTAACATCTAATGATGTGAAATTTATTGCTACGAAATACCAGGGCACTAAAGGCGATAACAGGTATTTCGACATTGCACGCTGTAACGTTGCCATCAAGGAAATTCCTGGAGGCAACCTGGCACAAGATTCGAAAAATAAACTGCGCGGACAATTTTTTGCACTGAGAGCTTTATCATACTTTGAATTAACACGTTTATATGGTGGTGTTCCATTGGTACTTACTCCACAAAACCCTGATAATGTAGAGTTGAGCGGAAGAGCGAGCGCAGCAGCATGTTTTAAATCTATTGTGAGCGATTTGGATTCTGCAATGATTTTATTGAACAATGTAACCTGGAATGATGGAAATGAGCGTGGTAAATTTACCCGGAAAGCAGCGGCCGCACTAAAAGGACGGGTATTGTTATACTGGGCAAGTCCACAGTTTAATCCTTTAAATGATCCAACACACCCCTTCGATCAAAGCAGGTGGACTACTGCATATCAGGCCTGTAAAGAAGCTTATGATATATGCAAAGCTTCTGGTAACAGTTTATTACCGAACTATGGAGATGTTTTTTTTAAGGAAGGAACCAGTAACACCGAGGCTATAATTGTGCGTTCTTATTCTAATAAAGTTGAAAAAAGAGGTCAGAATATAGAAGCCAAAGCAAGGCCCACAGAAGAGGGCGGTGGTGCATCTGCATTTATTCCGACCTTAAATCTTGTCAATACCTACACCATGAAGGATGGTGTTCCGGTTGGGCAGGCCAGCTCGTTCACTTACGATCCGGTTCTGTTTTGGGTAAACCGCGATCCAAGGCTAGATGCAACGATAGCTTACAATGGAAGCAGCTGGAAATTAAGCGGTGCAAGCAGCAGGAGACAATGGAATTATGTTTCGAACATTACTGAACCATCGCCACAGGGCTTTTATATGAAACGATTTTGCGACCCCGAACTCGCAAAAGGCGCTGTGGCTTATGCCAACGATTTTGGAGGGAATGGTTTAGACTGGATAGAGTTGCGTTATGCTGAAGTAATTATGAATCTGGCAGAATGCGCCAATGAAATCGGTAATCTTACAGAAGCGCAAAATTTAGTAAAAGAAATTCGGATCCGCGCTGGAATTCAGGCCGGAACTAAAAATTATGGACTGGATCTGGCTTCATCTAAATTGCTAATGCGCGATTTAATACTGAAAGAAAGAATGGTCGAATTTGCCTTTGAAGGAAAACGTGCCTTCGATTTAAGGCGTACCAGGAATTATCACCTTTTACAGGGCTCGATGCAAACCATACAGTGGGAAACAAAATCTGCAGCGTTAAAAACTGAACTTGAAGTAGTTACGGCAAACGGAACAAGATTTAGAGATGGAGTTAATATCAATGATAAAACATCATTCGAGAAATATTTTAAAACATCCATAATAAATCAGGGTGTTACCGGCTTCAGTATACCAGACACCTATTATTTCTATGCATTGCCATCAACATTTATGAACTCCAGCCCTTTATTAGAGCAAACAATTGGCTGGGATGGCGGTACTTTTGATCCTTTGAAATAA